The Neurospora crassa OR74A linkage group V, whole genome shotgun sequence sequence ACGTCCCAGTACGCCGTAACTTAATCGAGATCAGCCACCTTATCCGCCACCATTTCCTTGGCGTTATTCACCACCTTCTCGGGGGGGCGCGTCAAAACGTTGTCCATAGAGGAAGGCTCGACAGGACTGCTTATGCCATCGATAGGCGGCAGATTACTGCTGTAGATGCTGGGAACGGGGATACGAATGTCTTCCGGCGACCCGGGGGTGAACTGCGGATCGAGGCCGGGGATATGAATGCGCTTGGCTTCGTTCTGATATGCTGCCGGAATGATTTCGATAATCTCATCCCTGGGGAACTTGAGTTTTGGAATCTCCATGGGTCTGCAGTGCATCAGGTATGAATACAAAACTCGCAGGACGCTCTCGTGAGCAATGATGAGGACGTCGTTCTGCTCGCGCTCGAGTTCAAGAATGATGGGCTCGAGGCGGACAGCGAGGTCGTGGTACGACTGCACTCGTGTTAGCTGAATTCACCATAATATTAGCAGTAGAAACTAACCTCTGCGCGGGGATATCGGTGGTGGTATGGGTCAAGCTCATGCTTTTCCACCTCTTCTGGATACAGCCTACGGATAGCATGCTCTGACAACTTCTCGCACAAACCGGGGTTTATTTGGCTCATTTGCGAGCGTTGGCGGACGTTATAGCCTTGTTCCTTCAGAGGATCGGCTGTCTGAATTGTGCGGAGCCGCGTGGATGTCCAGACAGTCAGAGGCCTTAGACGGATCTCGTGGCCGGCCTGTTCACTGTTGGCCTTTCTTTCTTGCTCGCGATGTCTGAGAAGGGTCTCAGTCATCTTCTGTGCATATGATCTGCCTTCTTCAGAGAGAGGCGCGTCGGATTTGTAGAACTCTTCGCCTTCTGCTGGTCCAGCTCGAACAAAGAAGGTTGTGCGGGCTTTGATGTGCAGGTTCGTGAGGTAGAAGACGATGCGATGCGAGAGGTAGTTGAAGCTGACATTGTTGTAGAAGAATGCTCGACCGGCATTGATCATTTTCACGTAGTttagttcttcttcttgcatCGTTTCGAAAATCGGAATCTTAGTTTCGATCCGCTTCAGGTACCGTTCGGCTGCCTCATCGGGATCCATGCCATCAAACTGAAAGTCGTCAGCATATTTTACCTTCGTGGCGTTCTTGTTCGTTGCACTCACATCCGGCGAATGGATTTTGACATTTCTGGCGTTTTCTTTGAGGatctcctcatcgtcgacgTATGACTCCAAAAACAATGTCTGCAAAACATTAGCGAAACTCTTTCCTCTGAACCTCAGGCACAGTACAATCTCACCTGAACATCGTGTTTGGCAAACTCCTTTGCAAGCGCACGGCGCCCAGCCGCAGTAGGATTGACGGCGTCGTAAATAGCAACTTGGCCATTTTCGTGGTTGAGCCATGCGTAAATATCCTCCCTGCACTTTTTCAGGATCTTCTGTCGGAGCATGGTCGAAGCTGGAGAGGCATTGGGGTAAAAGTAATCTTGAGGAACATTTCCGCCTTCACCAACGGTAGCACGGCGATAGTCGCCTAGGTGGAAAATCCGCGTCTTGACACCGAGCCTACAAAGGGTTAGACGACTTGTGTAATAGGTGGGAGCAAGTTAAACGTACCACTGAAGATATCGTGCCATGGAAACACAGATGTGACTTAGTCATTGTTAGCATGCACACGAGAGCAACCCGGGGTCTACGGAAAGCCCTACGTCTTGCCCCGCGCGGGAAGGCCAACCATAACGATAGCAATACGGCCTGAATGGAAGAGCCTGCCAGACATTGTGCTGTAAAGCTGGGCCGGGGCCATGTTGTCCTGGTCTGTAACATCGTGGATGCCGTCGATGAAAGTTGAACTCTTGCGACGGTACCGCGGTGCGTTGGCCGCAATCTCGGCAGTTCTGCGAATATCAGCATTTGTCTATGGTTAAGTCCACTCAGACTGTTTGATACAATCCCCTGTCCAAGAGGTTGGTTGCCGGCGCAATTGTTCGGTCGCGAAGTCTCAATTCCAGCTGAGATAGTCGCCAGGGGATGGGGGTTGGTAACCGACGGCTGTGCAAGCGTTCTTGAACTTACAAAAGTGTGTCCATGTCTCCGCTTATATTATGCTTCACGACTAATGTGTAGTCTTTGTTTCTATGACTTGGTTTGTGGTACGCAGAAGGGCCGTCCCGTCGCTCGAGGCTTCGGTGGTGAAGATGGTGTCGGTGGTCGAAGCGGGTGTGTCGCAAAGCGAATCTGGCATCAACGGCGCTTGCTTCGTATGTTTTAACAAGATGTGATTAGACCACCAAAGCTGCTCGGTTTCTTCAGGTATCCGATCGGCAAGAAAACACAGACTGCTCGTTATGGCAAAGTTGCTGGAAAGCGTGTCCAGTggtgtgatgatgatgataatgctCGGCGGTAGCGGCAGGTCTCGAAAAAGGGTGTATTTCTGACCGAGGAAGATCGCGCTGGAATATATGGAGATCGAGACAGCGACCTATATAGTGTTCGGCGGTGACGAGAGGAGGTCCAAAGGTTGACCTTCTGTTTCACAACTCCAGATAGTAATAGAGTGGGGTTGAGATGGTCGAGATATGGTATTACAACAGATaccagagagagagacagaaAAAACTAAGTCTAGGTCGCAAAGATAGGTAGGAATAACTGTGGTGAGAGCATGAGGTGCTTCAGCGCATCGCAAACCAATCAGTATCAGGGCATTAAAGGTGCGAACGGAAGCTACTAGCGTACTGTTCTGCGAATTCTGCGACAACCGAGGACTGCCCGCGAGCGTGAGGGAAGCTCGCACCGAAAAAAGTGGACGATGCCGGCCGCCTCTTGGCTTTTTGTCAGGTCAGGTTGAGGAAACCCATCCATGCTCCACAGGTGGAGGCATTTGGGGGCACTGCACTTTGTAGGGTACTTAGAGGTGCACTGCATGCGGGAGACATGAGGCAACACCTACCCCACCAAAAGATAATGACCAGGTTCTCCATCATCGGAAACCTACCTAAACAGACTTGAGATGCAAAGGGAATCAAAGCGGTATGCTACTACAAGCTCTTTAAGGGTCGTCGCAACGTAGACGGAATGGTTCGTGTCACCGACAGCGCAGAGCCTGCGATCCAGATCCAAGAGAGTTCAAATGCGGCCAGAATTTATCGGTTTCCGTGCCTTTCTCGTTTCCCCCAATCTGCCTACCTGTCGTCATCCCGAGTTCCCCATCCTCACCGCCCGACCGGGGTTAGGGGTGTGTGTTATAAGTCTTGGCACATGCGACTGTTGAGGAAGCACAGGCCAAGTGCCCCAGTGCACCAGTCTCCGCAGCCGCCGCAAAGGCGCGCAGGAGCCAACAGCCGAGCCGGGGCTACACTAGTGTGTCCCTAACACCGTGAAATTTTTGGCCCAGCTTGAAGTTCCTGTCCCGGGCGCGGGTCTATGACAAGCTTGATCGGAACGGATATTTTCATATCGTCGGACAGctctctcctccccatccAAAGCGACAATCAACCAACCAGGCTCCGGGACCGTCAACTGGCGACAAACTCGCGTCCACCACCCATCCGCAACCCTTTCGTCCCTacgcaacaccaccactgcagTTGAACGACACCATCCGCTGCGTCCTCGATTCCCACCAACAACGTCTCGTCGTCCCTGTCTACTGCGACCGTTACAATCATGGCTTCGTTTTCCACCGAGTCGCCTTTGGCGATGCTGCGCGACAATGCCATTTATTCGAGCCTTTCCGATGCCTTCAACGCCTTTCAGGAAAGGAGGAAACAGTTCGGTCTTTCCAACCCCGGCACGATCGAGACCATCGCCCGCGGTGCGTTGCTGCCACCATACACATCCAGCCTTCGAAGATCCCCGGCGCCGTCTTCGGCGAGGAGTGCGCGGAAACAACAGAGCGTTATACTGCGGCACTCCACGACGCTGCACTGGCCGGCTCTTTGTTGGAGTAATGGGCAATCATTGCTGACAATGCCTTGACAGAGGTCCAACGCGATACCCTCCTCACCAACTACATGTTCTCTGGCCTCCGCGCCGACGTCACCAAGGCTTTCAGCCTCGCCC is a genomic window containing:
- a CDS encoding 6-phosphofructo-2-kinase/fructose-2,6-bisphosphatase, coding for MDTLLTAEIAANAPRYRRKSSTFIDGIHDVTDQDNMAPAQLYSTMSGRLFHSGRIAIVMVGLPARGKTHICVSMARYLQWLGVKTRIFHLGDYRRATVGEGGNVPQDYFYPNASPASTMLRQKILKKCREDIYAWLNHENGQVAIYDAVNPTAAGRRALAKEFAKHDVQTLFLESYVDDEEILKENARNVKIHSPDFDGMDPDEAAERYLKRIETKIPIFETMQEEELNYVKMINAGRAFFYNNVSFNYLSHRIVFYLTNLHIKARTTFFVRAGPAEGEEFYKSDAPLSEEGRSYAQKMTETLLRHREQERKANSEQAGHEIRLRPLTVWTSTRLRTIQTADPLKEQGYNVRQRSQMSQINPGLCEKLSEHAIRRLYPEEVEKHELDPYHHRYPRAESYHDLAVRLEPIILELEREQNDVLIIAHESVLRVLYSYLMHCRPMEIPKLKFPRDEIIEIIPAAYQNEAKRIHIPGLDPQFTPGSPEDIRIPVPSIYSSNLPPIDGISSPVEPSSMDNVLTRPPEKVVNNAKEMVADKVADLD